One Littorina saxatilis isolate snail1 linkage group LG12, US_GU_Lsax_2.0, whole genome shotgun sequence genomic region harbors:
- the LOC138981640 gene encoding uncharacterized protein, which translates to MFRTFTGNGFPLQTKMASQDVKDRLRSMPPKVCLPPTPPAVPVARVASTASAKKKKKKLREKLKVCLTSQFERWGALRGQVFAKTPHLLKPHNRSKADTELSRILMDAYERTQEAALTDPQPGCSTWDIESRAVQRPDFAKQPPQKTSTPGQLLQQAKVSTTPDLSSVPSSSKPCYQQIQEAALTDPQPGCSTWDIESRAVQRPDFAKQPPQKTSTPGQLLQQAKVSTTPDLSSVPSSSKPCTPLSGVEPFEEEPELEIEKTDQPAKEGKGMRSKRQNIDRSFVNPLNITVEFSDLTCDGDLDGDDSDFDVDDIELESQDASFFLTMDVDEKYAKEADEVAFEEVAYGQQEDEETGDADTAEEVELGPGITRIATADQCQDICNSTLCLAFVHQLKALAAVSIRKCSTAGCEHVPAVKEGFTGSALYLRWECVKGHVSHTWCAQPTLPNKIHCGDFLVSTCILLSGNNYAKLALWAKVLNLPFPGATFHQAVQKHYVVQAVKDTWKDHQRAIFDSLAEQNLVVLGDGRNDSPGHCAQYCSYTLMEAETTKILSVQCVDKRETQRKSTNMERVGFKRALDEVVLEGERVDTTVDEVVTDAHVGIAADMKAIGKKHSLDVWHVAKNIGKKLAKIAAGSKGRKLQKWIPSIVNHFWFCCQKADTKTKFMGMWRGVLQHVCNIHSWDAGAWCCDHEDLGGEREDGRAWLDPQEDRALVKQLASVVLDQTLIQKAELVITNRSTCPLEVFHQHLLMYAGKRFAYTPPVYEARILLAAMDHNTHAGRPLATSKDGRKKYHRCFNKKTGRWSVFPVKVPKTYHHIPALKLRIMEMRLQDPLPLHRKKPLAQEDPRRLSTHLAATSPPPTSELVAQKKSRFT; encoded by the exons ATGTTTAGAACATTTACCGGAAACGGATTTCCCctacaaacaaagatggcttCTCAAGATGTGAAAGATCGTCTTCGATCTATGCCTCCAAAAGTATGTTTGCCTCCTACACCACCTGCTGTGCCTGTTGCCAGAGTTGCAAGCACGGCTTCggccaagaaaaaaaagaaaaagctgaGGGAGAAATTGAAAGTTTGTTTGACCAGCCAATTCGAACGATGGGGGGCCCTCCGAGGACAGGTGTTTGCCAAGACACCTCATTTGTTGAAACCTCACAACAGATCAAAAGCAGACACGGAACTTTCTAGAATCCTCATGGACGC gTACGAACGAACTCAAGAGGCCGCATTGACTGACCCTCAACCAGGATGTTCTACTTGGGATATTGAAAGCAG AGCTGTGCAGAGACCAGACTTTGCTAAACAGCCTCCGCAGAAAACTTCCACCCCAGGGCAGCTCCTGCAGCAAGCAAAAGTCAGCACCACCCCCGACCTCTCCTCTGTCCCTAGTTCGTCCAAGCCGTG ctATCAACAGATTCAAGAGGCCGCATTGACTGACCCTCAACCAGGATGTTCTACTTGGGATATTGAAAGCAG AGCTGTGCAGAGACCAGACTTTGCTAAACAGCCTCCGCAGAAAACTTCCACCCCAGGGCAGCTCCTGCAGCAAGCGAAAGTCAGCACCACCCCCGACCTCTCCTCTGTCCCTAGTTCGTCCAAGCCGtg tACACCTTTATCAGGTGTGGAGCCATTCGAGGAGGAGCCAGAACTTGAGATTGAAAA GACTGATCAGCCTGCCAAAGAAGGGAAAGGGATGAGGTCAAAACG GCAGAACATTGACCGCTCCTTTGTCAACCCTCTCAA CATCACTGTTGAATTCAGTGATTTAACCTGTGATGGTGATTTAGATGGTGATGACAGCGACTTTGATGTCGATGATATCGAGCTGGAATCTCAAGACGCCAGTTTTTTTCTCACCATGGATGT GGATGAAAAGTATGCCAAGGAGGCAGACGAGGTGGCCTTTGAGGAGGTGGCGTACGGCCAGCAGGAGGACGAAGAGACAGGTGATGCTGACACTGCGGAGGAGGTGGAGTTAGGACCAGGCATCACCAGGATAGCCACAGCAGACCAGTGCCAGGACATTTGCAACAGCACACTGTGCCTAGCATTTGTCCACCAACTAAAGGCACTGGCTGCTGTGAGCATCAGGAAATGCTCCACTGCTGGGTGTGAGCATGTTCCTGCCGTGAAGGAGGGCTTCACAGGCTCAGCACTGTACCTCAGATGG gaatgtgtgaAAGGCCATGTGAGCCACACATGGTGTGCCCAGCCCACCCTGCCCAACAAAATTCACTGTGGTGATTTTCTAGTCAGCACATGTATCCTCCTAAGTGGAAATAATTATGCCAAGCTGGCGTTGTGGGCGAAGGTGCTGAACCTGCCCTTTCCTGGTGCTACCTTCCACCAGGCTGTCCAGAAACATTATGTGGTGCAG GCTGTGAAGGACACATGGAAGGACCACCAACGAGCCATCTTCGACTCATTGGCAGAGCAAAATTTGGTTGTTCTGG gagaTGGACGCAATGATTCACCAG GTCATTGCGCACAGTACTGCAGCTACACTCTTATGGAGGCTGAGACCACAAAGATTCTCTCTGTCCAGTGTGTGGACAAACGGGAAACACAGCGAAAATCCACGAACATGGAAAGGGTTGGATTTAAGAGGGCACTGGATGAGGTAGTGCTTGAAGGTGAACGGGTGGACACCACTGTTGATGAGGTCGTCACTGATGCCCATGTGGGAATAGCTGCAGATATGA agGCGATCGGAAAAAAACATTCCCTTGATGTGTGGCATGTTGCCAAAAATATTGGCAAGAAGCTAGCCAAG ATTGCTGCAGGCAGTAAAGGTCGCAAGCTGCAAAAGTGGATCCCTTCGATAGTGAACCACTTTTGGTTCTGCTGCCAGAAGGCTGACACCAAGACAAAGTTCATG GGTATGTGGCGAGGAGTTTTGCAACATGTTTGCAACATACATTCTTGGGATGCTGGTGCCTGGTGCTGCGACCATGAAGACCTGGGCGGGGAAAGGGAGGATGGGAGGGCCTGGCTTGATCCTCAGGAAGACCGTGCCCTAGTGAAACAGCTCGCCTCTGTGGTCTTAGACCAGACTCTGATCCAGAAAGCAGAGTTGGTCATCACAAACAG GAGCACATGCCCCCTGGAGGTGTTTCACCAACATTTGTTGATGTATGCGGGCAAAAGGTTTGCGTACACACCTCCGGTTTATGAAGCCAGGATTCTGTTGGCAGCCATGGACCACAACACTCATGCTGGTCGACCCTTGGCGACTTCAAAGGATGGCAGAAAGAA GTATCACAGATGCTTCAATAAGAAAACCGGCCGCTGGTCGGTATTCCCTGTGAAGGTCCCAAAGACCTACCACCACATTCCAGCCCTGAAGCTGCGAATCATGGAGATGAGACTACAAGACCCGTTGCCACTGCACAGGAAAAAACCTCTGGCACAAGAGGACCCAAGGAGACTGTCAACACACCTGGCAGCAACCTCCCCACCTCCAACTAGTGAACTTGTTGCACAGAAAAAATCTCGTTTTACCTGA
- the LOC138981641 gene encoding uncharacterized protein, with protein sequence MKQTHLHPTEGEGGGEEGEGEEEVVSLKNKIRHVPQVTKEEETGGEEGGEEDEGRQHSSGALQVAGGEVVEGGGMWPASPLRSSTGITCRLRSNSWILHNCDNWPSTWLLHNQVLFLTCLPISRLCQHLHHHQTMQPGRTGVCADIVGTCPHLQNGSAASAALSAYQECLR encoded by the exons ATGAAACAGACTCACCTGCACCccacagagggagagggaggaggagaggaaggggagggggaagaggaggtgGTCAGCCTCAAGAACAAGATCAG ACATGTTCCACAAGTAACGAAAGAGGAGGAGACAGGGGGAGAGGAAGGAGGAGAGGAGGACGAGGGGCGACAGCACAGCAGCGGGGCTCTTCAAGTGGCAGGGGGAGAGGTGGTCGAGGGAGGTGGGATGTGGCCGGCATCCCCACTGCGCAGCAGCACAGGAATAACTTGCAG ACTCAGATCCAACAGCTGGATATTGCACAACTGCGACAACTGGCCCTCGACCTGGCTGTTGCACAACCAGGTCTTGTTTTTGACATGCTTG CCGATCAGTCGTCTGTGCCAACACCTGCACCATCACCAGACCATGCAGCCTGGCCGGACTGGTGTGTGTGCCGACATTGTCGGCACATGCCCACACCTGCAGAACGGATCTGCTGCCAGCGCCGCACTCAGTGCATATCAAGAATGCCT GAGATGA